The following are from one region of the Thiocapsa rosea genome:
- a CDS encoding diguanylate cyclase — protein sequence MGETLCLRVCSHFRQDVETALAGLGEEGVRVQAYPAVCTLRPGRCNLAEVRETPPPEGCDGVLVLLGCDAATRAAPLDPRVHFVKLDHCIHLLAGGDILEPEMRAGAYLVTAGWLKQWREHLREMGFDRETAGEFFRECTRELLLLDTGNDPHAVGELEALARYLGLPCRSRYVGLDYLRLFLSGAIAKWRSLAAEANTKEVLAQANRKVADYAMAFDLLVRLSHITDEEATIAAIQELFAMLFGCTNLVYAQVEEGRVKEIFAAEEQPRDRLDLQQALDALHEGYLIMPSGNGFFLRIDYKDAVLGLMLVREIPFPAYRDQYLNLGLAISNLCGLAISNARTFVKLQEAERNLRRERDINARLFQQVRILADTDPLTELLNRRRFSELAAVEFARAKRYSNPIAVIMLDIDHFKQVNDTYGHGVGDQVLKAIAERLRAVRVSDILARYGGEELVALCPETSAREAERLAERLRLALCEHDIDTTEGPIPITASIGVATLGGGVENLDDLVDHADQALYAAKTAGRNCVRIYGGAADVPEP from the coding sequence GTGGGGGAAACGCTTTGTCTGAGGGTCTGCAGCCATTTTCGACAGGATGTCGAGACCGCTCTCGCGGGCCTCGGCGAGGAGGGGGTGCGCGTCCAGGCATATCCCGCCGTCTGCACCCTGCGTCCCGGACGGTGCAACCTCGCCGAGGTACGCGAGACGCCGCCGCCCGAGGGTTGCGACGGCGTTTTGGTGCTCCTCGGGTGCGATGCCGCGACGCGTGCGGCGCCGCTGGATCCCCGCGTGCATTTCGTGAAGCTCGACCACTGCATTCACCTCTTGGCGGGAGGCGATATCCTGGAGCCCGAGATGCGGGCCGGTGCCTATCTCGTCACGGCCGGCTGGCTCAAGCAGTGGCGCGAGCATCTGCGCGAGATGGGCTTCGATCGGGAGACGGCGGGAGAGTTTTTCCGCGAATGTACGCGCGAGCTTCTGCTCCTGGATACGGGCAACGACCCGCACGCCGTCGGGGAGCTCGAGGCGCTGGCTCGGTATCTGGGTCTGCCGTGCCGCAGCCGCTATGTCGGATTGGACTATCTGAGGCTCTTTCTTTCCGGTGCCATTGCCAAGTGGCGCAGTCTCGCCGCAGAGGCGAACACCAAAGAGGTCCTGGCACAGGCCAACCGCAAGGTCGCCGATTACGCCATGGCCTTCGACCTATTGGTTCGCTTGTCGCATATCACCGATGAGGAGGCCACGATCGCGGCGATTCAGGAGCTCTTCGCGATGCTCTTCGGGTGCACCAACCTGGTCTACGCCCAGGTGGAGGAGGGGCGGGTCAAGGAGATCTTCGCCGCGGAGGAGCAACCGCGGGATCGTCTGGATCTCCAGCAGGCGCTCGATGCGCTGCACGAAGGCTATCTGATCATGCCGTCCGGGAACGGTTTTTTCCTTCGGATCGACTATAAGGATGCCGTTCTGGGGTTGATGCTGGTGCGCGAGATCCCGTTCCCGGCCTATCGGGATCAATATCTGAATCTCGGCCTGGCGATCTCCAACCTTTGCGGTTTGGCGATCTCCAATGCGCGCACCTTCGTGAAGCTGCAAGAAGCCGAGCGGAACCTGCGCCGTGAGCGCGACATCAATGCCCGCTTGTTCCAACAGGTGCGGATCTTGGCCGATACGGATCCCCTGACCGAGCTGCTCAACCGCCGCCGCTTTTCCGAACTCGCAGCGGTGGAGTTTGCCCGTGCCAAACGCTATTCCAACCCGATCGCGGTGATCATGCTCGACATCGATCACTTCAAGCAGGTCAACGACACCTACGGACACGGCGTCGGCGATCAGGTCCTCAAGGCCATTGCCGAGCGGCTTCGCGCGGTTCGCGTGTCGGACATCCTGGCCCGCTACGGGGGCGAGGAGCTGGTGGCGCTATGCCCCGAGACCAGTGCGCGAGAGGCCGAACGTCTCGCCGAGCGACTGCGTCTGGCACTGTGCGAGCACGACATCGACACCACGGAGGGGCCGATCCCGATCACGGCGAGCATTGGCGTGGCGACGCTCGGGGGTGGCGTCGAGAACCTCGACGACCTCGTCGATCATGCCGATCAGGCGCTGTATGCCGCGAAAACCGCAGGACGTAACTGTGTCCGGATCTACGGCGGAGCTGCCGATGTCCCCGAGCCATGA
- a CDS encoding alpha/beta fold hydrolase, protein MDFSTRHRLTLADGPVVYRQVTTGKPPLLLIHGWGGSSRHWQHTAEHLSDIRDLYALDLPGHGDTPARPGATGPETLADLVIDFADRLGLDRFDLNGHSWGAGVAILVAARRPERVDRLMLTSLGIARNALERLALTQTYHQMNLALSLWRPWLAMSRPWIALSRPAIDWFGAQPLVYRAIAAHVLRQLPADEETVRVGVREFLSTDPLSALECAIGAGSPAFLTALETMATPTLLVHADADPVMPPSGAHALAARIRNVREVCLDDCGHLPMIEQPEAYHRAIREFLTTTALDPRSSTHPDAR, encoded by the coding sequence ATGGACTTCTCGACCCGGCATCGCCTGACGCTCGCCGACGGCCCCGTCGTCTATCGTCAGGTCACCACCGGCAAACCGCCTCTCCTGCTGATCCACGGGTGGGGCGGATCCTCGCGACACTGGCAGCACACCGCGGAACACCTCTCGGACATCCGCGATCTCTATGCCCTGGATCTTCCGGGTCACGGGGATACCCCCGCTCGACCCGGCGCGACCGGACCCGAAACACTGGCAGACTTGGTCATCGACTTCGCCGACCGCCTGGGTCTGGATCGCTTCGACCTCAACGGCCATTCTTGGGGTGCTGGCGTCGCGATCCTGGTCGCGGCGCGCCGTCCCGAGCGGGTCGATCGGCTCATGCTGACCAGCTTGGGTATCGCCCGAAACGCGCTCGAGCGTCTCGCCTTGACGCAGACCTACCATCAGATGAACCTCGCCCTGTCGCTTTGGCGGCCCTGGCTGGCCATGTCCCGGCCCTGGATCGCGCTCTCGCGCCCGGCAATCGACTGGTTCGGCGCTCAACCGTTGGTGTATCGCGCGATCGCTGCCCACGTCCTGCGCCAGCTCCCCGCGGACGAGGAAACGGTGCGTGTCGGTGTCAGGGAGTTTTTGAGCACGGATCCGCTCAGCGCGCTGGAGTGTGCGATCGGGGCGGGCAGTCCGGCCTTCTTGACCGCCTTGGAGACCATGGCGACGCCGACCCTGTTGGTCCATGCGGATGCGGATCCCGTGATGCCGCCATCCGGTGCCCACGCCCTTGCGGCACGGATCCGAAACGTCCGGGAGGTTTGCCTCGACGACTGCGGCCATCTTCCGATGATCGAGCAACCCGAAGCGTATCACCGAGCGATACGCGAGTTCCTCACCACGACGGCGCTCGATCCGCGATCGAGCACGCACCCCGACGCCCGATAA
- a CDS encoding glutathione peroxidase produces MRMFVLLPMLGALLPPAAASAACAPALDFEMRRLAGDETLRLCDAYQGKVILAVNTASKCGFTGQYEGLEALYREYGDRGLVVLGFPSNDFANQEPGTEKEIQEFCRLTYSVEFPMFEKVQVRKGTAAPFFEHLAGETGVYPEWNFYKYLIDRDGKVVEVFPSRTGPESKPMIQAIERLL; encoded by the coding sequence ATGCGAATGTTCGTCCTGCTCCCCATGCTCGGGGCTCTTCTGCCGCCCGCTGCGGCTTCCGCCGCCTGCGCCCCGGCGCTCGATTTCGAGATGCGTCGTCTCGCCGGCGACGAGACCCTGCGCCTTTGCGATGCCTATCAGGGCAAGGTGATCCTTGCGGTGAACACCGCCAGCAAATGCGGCTTCACCGGCCAATACGAGGGCCTCGAGGCCCTCTACCGCGAATACGGCGATCGCGGATTGGTGGTGCTCGGCTTCCCGTCCAACGATTTTGCGAATCAGGAGCCCGGCACCGAGAAGGAAATTCAGGAGTTCTGCCGCCTGACCTATTCGGTGGAATTTCCGATGTTTGAAAAGGTGCAGGTTCGCAAGGGTACCGCGGCCCCCTTCTTCGAGCATCTGGCCGGGGAGACCGGCGTCTACCCCGAGTGGAACTTCTATAAGTACTTGATCGACCGAGACGGCAAGGTTGTCGAGGTCTTTCCGAGCCGAACCGGCCCGGAGAGCAAACCGATGATCCAGGCCATCGAACGCTTGCTCTGA